A portion of the Gossypium arboreum isolate Shixiya-1 chromosome 8, ASM2569848v2, whole genome shotgun sequence genome contains these proteins:
- the LOC108468873 gene encoding agamous-like MADS-box protein MADS3 isoform X1, producing MGRGRVELKRIENKINRQVTFSKRRNGLLKKAYELSVLCDAEVALIIFSNRGKLYEFGSSGYIYSMTKTLERYQQCCFTPQPQHNIPEHETQSWYQEIIKLKAKYEALERTQRHLLGDDLGPLNLKELQNLEKQLEGTLVLARQRKTQIMMEQMEDLRKKERQLGELNKQLKIKLDGEGQNLKTSQGLWSCCTTAENSHFPLHPSHPNPMECDHEPVLQIGYNHYIRYHHHYVEAEGSSVPRSMAGETNFIHGWVI from the exons ATGGGGAGAGGAAGAGTGGAGCTGAAGAGGATCGAAAACAAGATCAACAGACAGGTGACCTTCTCCAAGAGAAGAAATGGGTTGCTGAAGAAAGCGTATGAGCTTTCAGTGCTTTGTGATGCTGAGGTTGCCCTTATCATCTTCTCTAATCGTGGCAAGCTCTACGAGTTTGGCAGCTCAGGGTACATCTatag tatgACCAAGACCCTTGAGCGATACCAACAATGCTGCTTTACTCCTCAACCTCAACACAACATCCCTGAACATGAAACACAG AGTTGGTACCAAGAGATAATCAAGTTGAAGGCAAAATATGAAGCACTTGAACGCACTCAAAG GCATTTGCTTGGAGATGATCTTGGACCATTGAATCTGAAAGAGCTGCAAAACCTTGAGAAGCAGCTTGAAGGAACTCTTGTACTGGCTAGACAAAGGAAG ACTCAGATTATGATGGAACAAATGGAAGATCTCCGGAAAAAG GAGCGTCAGCTTGGAGAGCTTAACAAACAGTTGAAAATCAAG CTTGATGGGGAAGGACAAAACCTGAAAACAAGCCAAGGCTTATGGAGTTGTTGCACAACGGCTGAAAATAGCCACTTTCCACTGCATCCTTCTCACCCCAACCCTATGGAATGTGACCATGAACCTGTTTTACAGATAGGGTACAATCATTACAT TAGGTACCACCACCATTATGTTGAAGCTGAAGGATCCTCAGTCCCCAGAAGCATGGCTGGTGAGACCAATTTCATCCATGGATGGGTCATCTGA
- the LOC108468873 gene encoding agamous-like MADS-box protein MADS3 isoform X5: MGRGRVELKRIENKINRQVTFSKRRNGLLKKAYELSVLCDAEVALIIFSNRGKLYEFGSSGYIYSMTKTLERYQQCCFTPQPQHNIPEHETQSWYQEIIKLKAKYEALERTQRHLLGDDLGPLNLKELQNLEKQLEGTLVLARQRKTQIMMEQMEDLRKKERQLGELNKQLKIKLDGEGQNLKTSQGLWSCCTTAENSHFPLHPSHPNPMECDHEPVLQIGYHHHYVEAEGSSVPRSMAGETNFIHGWVI; this comes from the exons ATGGGGAGAGGAAGAGTGGAGCTGAAGAGGATCGAAAACAAGATCAACAGACAGGTGACCTTCTCCAAGAGAAGAAATGGGTTGCTGAAGAAAGCGTATGAGCTTTCAGTGCTTTGTGATGCTGAGGTTGCCCTTATCATCTTCTCTAATCGTGGCAAGCTCTACGAGTTTGGCAGCTCAGGGTACATCTatag tatgACCAAGACCCTTGAGCGATACCAACAATGCTGCTTTACTCCTCAACCTCAACACAACATCCCTGAACATGAAACACAG AGTTGGTACCAAGAGATAATCAAGTTGAAGGCAAAATATGAAGCACTTGAACGCACTCAAAG GCATTTGCTTGGAGATGATCTTGGACCATTGAATCTGAAAGAGCTGCAAAACCTTGAGAAGCAGCTTGAAGGAACTCTTGTACTGGCTAGACAAAGGAAG ACTCAGATTATGATGGAACAAATGGAAGATCTCCGGAAAAAG GAGCGTCAGCTTGGAGAGCTTAACAAACAGTTGAAAATCAAG CTTGATGGGGAAGGACAAAACCTGAAAACAAGCCAAGGCTTATGGAGTTGTTGCACAACGGCTGAAAATAGCCACTTTCCACTGCATCCTTCTCACCCCAACCCTATGGAATGTGACCATGAACCTGTTTTACAGATAGG GTACCACCACCATTATGTTGAAGCTGAAGGATCCTCAGTCCCCAGAAGCATGGCTGGTGAGACCAATTTCATCCATGGATGGGTCATCTGA
- the LOC108468873 gene encoding agamous-like MADS-box protein MADS3 isoform X7, with protein MGRGRVELKRIENKINRQVTFSKRRNGLLKKAYELSVLCDAEVALIIFSNRGKLYEFGSSGMTKTLERYQQCCFTPQPQHNIPEHETQSWYQEIIKLKAKYEALERTQRHLLGDDLGPLNLKELQNLEKQLEGTLVLARQRKTQIMMEQMEDLRKKERQLGELNKQLKIKLDGEGQNLKTSQGLWSCCTTAENSHFPLHPSHPNPMECDHEPVLQIGYHHHYVEAEGSSVPRSMAGETNFIHGWVI; from the exons ATGGGGAGAGGAAGAGTGGAGCTGAAGAGGATCGAAAACAAGATCAACAGACAGGTGACCTTCTCCAAGAGAAGAAATGGGTTGCTGAAGAAAGCGTATGAGCTTTCAGTGCTTTGTGATGCTGAGGTTGCCCTTATCATCTTCTCTAATCGTGGCAAGCTCTACGAGTTTGGCAGCTCAGG tatgACCAAGACCCTTGAGCGATACCAACAATGCTGCTTTACTCCTCAACCTCAACACAACATCCCTGAACATGAAACACAG AGTTGGTACCAAGAGATAATCAAGTTGAAGGCAAAATATGAAGCACTTGAACGCACTCAAAG GCATTTGCTTGGAGATGATCTTGGACCATTGAATCTGAAAGAGCTGCAAAACCTTGAGAAGCAGCTTGAAGGAACTCTTGTACTGGCTAGACAAAGGAAG ACTCAGATTATGATGGAACAAATGGAAGATCTCCGGAAAAAG GAGCGTCAGCTTGGAGAGCTTAACAAACAGTTGAAAATCAAG CTTGATGGGGAAGGACAAAACCTGAAAACAAGCCAAGGCTTATGGAGTTGTTGCACAACGGCTGAAAATAGCCACTTTCCACTGCATCCTTCTCACCCCAACCCTATGGAATGTGACCATGAACCTGTTTTACAGATAGG GTACCACCACCATTATGTTGAAGCTGAAGGATCCTCAGTCCCCAGAAGCATGGCTGGTGAGACCAATTTCATCCATGGATGGGTCATCTGA
- the LOC108468873 gene encoding agamous-like MADS-box protein MADS3 isoform X6 — protein MGRGRVELKRIENKINRQVTFSKRRNGLLKKAYELSVLCDAEVALIIFSNRGKLYEFGSSGMTKTLERYQQCCFTPQPQHNIPEHETQSWYQEIIKLKAKYEALERTQRHLLGDDLGPLNLKELQNLEKQLEGTLVLARQRKTQIMMEQMEDLRKKERQLGELNKQLKIKLDGEGQNLKTSQGLWSCCTTAENSHFPLHPSHPNPMECDHEPVLQIGRYHHHYVEAEGSSVPRSMAGETNFIHGWVI, from the exons ATGGGGAGAGGAAGAGTGGAGCTGAAGAGGATCGAAAACAAGATCAACAGACAGGTGACCTTCTCCAAGAGAAGAAATGGGTTGCTGAAGAAAGCGTATGAGCTTTCAGTGCTTTGTGATGCTGAGGTTGCCCTTATCATCTTCTCTAATCGTGGCAAGCTCTACGAGTTTGGCAGCTCAGG tatgACCAAGACCCTTGAGCGATACCAACAATGCTGCTTTACTCCTCAACCTCAACACAACATCCCTGAACATGAAACACAG AGTTGGTACCAAGAGATAATCAAGTTGAAGGCAAAATATGAAGCACTTGAACGCACTCAAAG GCATTTGCTTGGAGATGATCTTGGACCATTGAATCTGAAAGAGCTGCAAAACCTTGAGAAGCAGCTTGAAGGAACTCTTGTACTGGCTAGACAAAGGAAG ACTCAGATTATGATGGAACAAATGGAAGATCTCCGGAAAAAG GAGCGTCAGCTTGGAGAGCTTAACAAACAGTTGAAAATCAAG CTTGATGGGGAAGGACAAAACCTGAAAACAAGCCAAGGCTTATGGAGTTGTTGCACAACGGCTGAAAATAGCCACTTTCCACTGCATCCTTCTCACCCCAACCCTATGGAATGTGACCATGAACCTGTTTTACAGATAGG TAGGTACCACCACCATTATGTTGAAGCTGAAGGATCCTCAGTCCCCAGAAGCATGGCTGGTGAGACCAATTTCATCCATGGATGGGTCATCTGA
- the LOC108468873 gene encoding agamous-like MADS-box protein MADS3 isoform X2 encodes MGRGRVELKRIENKINRQVTFSKRRNGLLKKAYELSVLCDAEVALIIFSNRGKLYEFGSSGYIYSMTKTLERYQQCCFTPQPQHNIPEHETQSWYQEIIKLKAKYEALERTQRHLLGDDLGPLNLKELQNLEKQLEGTLVLARQRKTQIMMEQMEDLRKKERQLGELNKQLKIKLDGEGQNLKTSQGLWSCCTTAENSHFPLHPSHPNPMECDHEPVLQIGYNHYMYHHHYVEAEGSSVPRSMAGETNFIHGWVI; translated from the exons ATGGGGAGAGGAAGAGTGGAGCTGAAGAGGATCGAAAACAAGATCAACAGACAGGTGACCTTCTCCAAGAGAAGAAATGGGTTGCTGAAGAAAGCGTATGAGCTTTCAGTGCTTTGTGATGCTGAGGTTGCCCTTATCATCTTCTCTAATCGTGGCAAGCTCTACGAGTTTGGCAGCTCAGGGTACATCTatag tatgACCAAGACCCTTGAGCGATACCAACAATGCTGCTTTACTCCTCAACCTCAACACAACATCCCTGAACATGAAACACAG AGTTGGTACCAAGAGATAATCAAGTTGAAGGCAAAATATGAAGCACTTGAACGCACTCAAAG GCATTTGCTTGGAGATGATCTTGGACCATTGAATCTGAAAGAGCTGCAAAACCTTGAGAAGCAGCTTGAAGGAACTCTTGTACTGGCTAGACAAAGGAAG ACTCAGATTATGATGGAACAAATGGAAGATCTCCGGAAAAAG GAGCGTCAGCTTGGAGAGCTTAACAAACAGTTGAAAATCAAG CTTGATGGGGAAGGACAAAACCTGAAAACAAGCCAAGGCTTATGGAGTTGTTGCACAACGGCTGAAAATAGCCACTTTCCACTGCATCCTTCTCACCCCAACCCTATGGAATGTGACCATGAACCTGTTTTACAGATAGGGTACAATCATTACAT GTACCACCACCATTATGTTGAAGCTGAAGGATCCTCAGTCCCCAGAAGCATGGCTGGTGAGACCAATTTCATCCATGGATGGGTCATCTGA
- the LOC108468873 gene encoding agamous-like MADS-box protein MADS3 isoform X4, producing MGRGRVELKRIENKINRQVTFSKRRNGLLKKAYELSVLCDAEVALIIFSNRGKLYEFGSSGYIYSMTKTLERYQQCCFTPQPQHNIPEHETQSWYQEIIKLKAKYEALERTQRHLLGDDLGPLNLKELQNLEKQLEGTLVLARQRKTQIMMEQMEDLRKKERQLGELNKQLKIKLDGEGQNLKTSQGLWSCCTTAENSHFPLHPSHPNPMECDHEPVLQIGRYHHHYVEAEGSSVPRSMAGETNFIHGWVI from the exons ATGGGGAGAGGAAGAGTGGAGCTGAAGAGGATCGAAAACAAGATCAACAGACAGGTGACCTTCTCCAAGAGAAGAAATGGGTTGCTGAAGAAAGCGTATGAGCTTTCAGTGCTTTGTGATGCTGAGGTTGCCCTTATCATCTTCTCTAATCGTGGCAAGCTCTACGAGTTTGGCAGCTCAGGGTACATCTatag tatgACCAAGACCCTTGAGCGATACCAACAATGCTGCTTTACTCCTCAACCTCAACACAACATCCCTGAACATGAAACACAG AGTTGGTACCAAGAGATAATCAAGTTGAAGGCAAAATATGAAGCACTTGAACGCACTCAAAG GCATTTGCTTGGAGATGATCTTGGACCATTGAATCTGAAAGAGCTGCAAAACCTTGAGAAGCAGCTTGAAGGAACTCTTGTACTGGCTAGACAAAGGAAG ACTCAGATTATGATGGAACAAATGGAAGATCTCCGGAAAAAG GAGCGTCAGCTTGGAGAGCTTAACAAACAGTTGAAAATCAAG CTTGATGGGGAAGGACAAAACCTGAAAACAAGCCAAGGCTTATGGAGTTGTTGCACAACGGCTGAAAATAGCCACTTTCCACTGCATCCTTCTCACCCCAACCCTATGGAATGTGACCATGAACCTGTTTTACAGATAGG TAGGTACCACCACCATTATGTTGAAGCTGAAGGATCCTCAGTCCCCAGAAGCATGGCTGGTGAGACCAATTTCATCCATGGATGGGTCATCTGA
- the LOC108468873 gene encoding agamous-like MADS-box protein MADS3 isoform X3, whose translation MGRGRVELKRIENKINRQVTFSKRRNGLLKKAYELSVLCDAEVALIIFSNRGKLYEFGSSGMTKTLERYQQCCFTPQPQHNIPEHETQSWYQEIIKLKAKYEALERTQRHLLGDDLGPLNLKELQNLEKQLEGTLVLARQRKTQIMMEQMEDLRKKERQLGELNKQLKIKLDGEGQNLKTSQGLWSCCTTAENSHFPLHPSHPNPMECDHEPVLQIGYNHYIRYHHHYVEAEGSSVPRSMAGETNFIHGWVI comes from the exons ATGGGGAGAGGAAGAGTGGAGCTGAAGAGGATCGAAAACAAGATCAACAGACAGGTGACCTTCTCCAAGAGAAGAAATGGGTTGCTGAAGAAAGCGTATGAGCTTTCAGTGCTTTGTGATGCTGAGGTTGCCCTTATCATCTTCTCTAATCGTGGCAAGCTCTACGAGTTTGGCAGCTCAGG tatgACCAAGACCCTTGAGCGATACCAACAATGCTGCTTTACTCCTCAACCTCAACACAACATCCCTGAACATGAAACACAG AGTTGGTACCAAGAGATAATCAAGTTGAAGGCAAAATATGAAGCACTTGAACGCACTCAAAG GCATTTGCTTGGAGATGATCTTGGACCATTGAATCTGAAAGAGCTGCAAAACCTTGAGAAGCAGCTTGAAGGAACTCTTGTACTGGCTAGACAAAGGAAG ACTCAGATTATGATGGAACAAATGGAAGATCTCCGGAAAAAG GAGCGTCAGCTTGGAGAGCTTAACAAACAGTTGAAAATCAAG CTTGATGGGGAAGGACAAAACCTGAAAACAAGCCAAGGCTTATGGAGTTGTTGCACAACGGCTGAAAATAGCCACTTTCCACTGCATCCTTCTCACCCCAACCCTATGGAATGTGACCATGAACCTGTTTTACAGATAGGGTACAATCATTACAT TAGGTACCACCACCATTATGTTGAAGCTGAAGGATCCTCAGTCCCCAGAAGCATGGCTGGTGAGACCAATTTCATCCATGGATGGGTCATCTGA